The Erigeron canadensis isolate Cc75 chromosome 4, C_canadensis_v1, whole genome shotgun sequence genome window below encodes:
- the LOC122595670 gene encoding IQ domain-containing protein IQM1-like, translated as MLDTTTSLSFKNLLQQLKTPEPRGSDIKTGGLTSPGSTVFFSPRPVSEVNAAATRVQKVYKSYRTRRNLADCAVVIEELWWKALDFAALDHSSVSFFNVEKPETATSRWARARTRAAKVGKGLSKNEKAQKLALQHWLEAIDPRHRYGHNLNIYYDLWFGSESSQPFFYWLDVGDGKEINLEKCSRARLQQQCIKYLGPNERESYKVIVENGKLIYRQSGLLLETLEGSKWIFVLDTSKNLYVGQKKKGLFQHSSFLAGGATTAAGRLVAHGGILEAIWPYSGHYLPTEENFRDFIYFLEENNVDLTNVKRCSVDDDDMGFSFKVTQPETRPKPLVIPRTRPQDILRSPTNAKCAITPTFIQGINAAPISARFQEPNHYSSKWTSGTGPRIGIVRDYPTELQFRALEQVNLSPRIAQGSFGPIPSPRPCPNVRLSPRISYMGLPSPRTPITAKLI; from the exons ATGCTTGACACTACTACTAGCCTTTCTTTCAAGAATCTTTTACAACAACTTAAAACACCAGAGCCCAGAGGTTCGGATATTAAAACGGGGGGTTTGACATCTCCTGGGTCAACAGTCTTTTTTTCGCCTCGACCCGTTAGTGAAGTCAATGCTGCTGCTACTAGAGTTCAGAAAGTATACAAAAGTTATCGAACACGAAGGAATCTAGCCGATTGTGCTGTTGTTATTGAGGAGCTCTG GTGGAAGGCTTTGGATTTTGCAGCCTTGGACCACAGTTCGGTTTCATTTTTCAATGTTGAAAAACCAGAAACCGCGACTTCACGGTGGGCCAGGGCTCGGACTAGAGCGGCTAAAGTGGGAAAGGGTCTATCCAAGAACGAAAAAGCTCAGAAATTGGCCTTGCAACATTGGCTTGAAGCT ATTGACCCCCGCCATCGTTATGGCCATAATCTGAACATATACTATGATCTCTGGTTTGGAAGTGAAAGCAGTCAACCTTTCTTCTATTG GTTGGATGTTGGAGATGGGAAAGAAATAAATCTTGAAAAGTGTTCGAGGGCCCGTCTACAACAACAGTGCATCAAATATTTAGGCCCC AACGAACGGGAATCATACAAAGTGATAGTTGAAAATGGGAAGcttatttatagacaaagtggTTTGCTTTTGGAAACTCTTGAGGGTTCTAAATGGATCTTTGTTCTAGACACATCGAAAAATTTATACGTTGGCCAAAAAAAGAAAGGTTTGTTTCAACATTCAAGTTTTCTAGCCGGTGGTGCCACCACTGCTGCTGGAAGATTGGTGGCCCATGGTGGCATTCTTGAG GCTATCTGGCCTTACAGTGGTCACTACCTCCCAACTGAAGAAAACTTTAGGGACTTCATCTACTTCTTGGAGGAAAACAATGTTGATCTCACGAATGTTAAG AGATGCTCGGTTGATGACGATGACATGGGCTTTTCATTTAAGGTCACCCAACCCGAAACGAGGCCTAAACCATTAGTCATTCCACGTACAAGACCACAAGACATTTTACGTTCGCCTACCAATGCAAAATGTGCAATCACACCCACCTTTATTCAAGGAATAAACGCAGCTCCCATTTCAGCCCGTTTCCAAGAACCTAACCACTATTCTAGCAAATGGACCTCAGGAACTGGTCCACGTATTGGCATTGTTCGGGATTACCCAACTGAGCTCCAATTCCGTGCGCTTGAACAAGTTAACTTATCTCCTCGTATTGCCCAAGGGAGCTTCGGGCCAATCCCATCACCCAGACCGTGCCCGAACGTTAGGCTCTCTCCGAGGATTTCATACATGGGTCTGCCTAGTCCCAGGACCCCAATCACTGCTAAactaatttaa